A portion of the Ferrimonas lipolytica genome contains these proteins:
- a CDS encoding rod-binding protein — protein sequence MMDNNSGYLSNLNAQDLKRQYGQEGAIHKAGEQFEANFLQNVLKQMRSATDAMIDNDDDNPLSGGDSVFRDFYDAELAQAITKNSNLGFAEQMTEQLAPTLKSDSNVVAMDSYKHSPAMQPSLIQLEIASQGTIDE from the coding sequence ATGATGGACAACAACTCTGGATATTTAAGCAACCTGAATGCTCAGGATCTCAAACGTCAGTATGGCCAAGAGGGAGCCATCCATAAGGCTGGTGAGCAATTTGAAGCTAACTTTTTACAAAATGTGCTGAAGCAGATGCGTTCGGCGACTGACGCAATGATCGACAACGACGATGACAACCCCTTATCTGGTGGTGACAGCGTTTTCCGAGATTTTTACGATGCGGAGTTAGCTCAAGCGATAACCAAAAACAGCAATCTTGGTTTTGCCGAACAAATGACAGAACAGTTGGCGCCAACGCTTAAGTCTGACTCGAATGTGGTCGCAATGGACTCATATAAACATTCACCGGCAATGCAGCCGTCACTTATTCAGCTAGAGATAGCGTCACAAGGCACAATTGATGAGTAA